The following nucleotide sequence is from Dehalogenimonas formicexedens.
TCCAGCGAGGCCGTCCTGACCGAAGATGAGAAACAGGTCGGCGTCGTACTGGCCGATATCGGCGGCGGCACCACCGACGTCTGCATCTTCAAGGACGGTTCCATCTGGCACACCGCCATCCTTCCGGTCGCCGGCTACCAGCTCACCCGCGACGTGGCTATCGGCCTGGGGCTGCCGTTCGACGTCGCCGAAGAGATGAAGAAGCGCTACGGTTCGGTTATGCCGGTCTACGAGAGCCGCATGGAGCAGAACCCCATCTCCGAGGACGGCCACGGCATCAGCTACCAGGACCTGTGCGACATCCTCCGCGCCCGGATCGAGGAGATCACCCGGCTTATCCTCCTAGAACTGCCCGGCCAGGACTACGAGAGCGTCGTACCCGCCGGAATCGTCTTCACCGGCGGTTCCTCCAACGTCGCCGGCCTGGAAACCCTCGGCCGCGACGTGTCCCGCCTGCCGGTCAGAGTGGGCATGCCGGGCAACATCTACGGCCTGACCGACGCCCTCAGGGATCCCGCCTACGCCACCGGCGTCGGCCTGCTGCTCTGGGGCGCCAAGAACCAGCCCAAAGCCAAAAGCTGGAACCCCTTCGCATTCTTAGATCGCGTGAAAGGGCTGCTCGCCAAGTTCAACTTCGGCGGCACTAGAAATACCACCAATACCTGAAAAATAAAAGAGACGGAAATAAAGAGGAGAAAAAGAATATGGCTAAGACGAGTTACCTGCCCAATCCCGCCAGAATCAAGGTGTTCGGCTGCGGCGGCGGCGGCTGCAACGCGGTCACCCGCATGGTCCGCGAAGAAATCCAGGGCGTTGAATTCATCGCCCTGAACACCGATGCCCAGGCCCTGGCCATCACCGAAGCCCCCGTCCGCGTCCAACTCGGCGAGAGGGTCACCCGCGGCCTCGGCGCCGGCGGCGACCATACCATGGGC
It contains:
- the ftsA gene encoding cell division protein FtsA, whose protein sequence is MKRRVVTAIDVGTTKICTAIAEITESGATQVIGVGINPSHGLHKGLVVNINDAAASIRESIRKAEQAANYKVESAYVGVTGRHVSSVNNKGVVSITRGDRLVRPDDLKRVLNSAQSIKVPNDRKLLHVIPRNYAIDGQVGVRNPVGMHGFRLDVETHVITAASASVQNLVKCIRGLGIEIDDLVLEPLASSEAVLTEDEKQVGVVLADIGGGTTDVCIFKDGSIWHTAILPVAGYQLTRDVAIGLGLPFDVAEEMKKRYGSVMPVYESRMEQNPISEDGHGISYQDLCDILRARIEEITRLILLELPGQDYESVVPAGIVFTGGSSNVAGLETLGRDVSRLPVRVGMPGNIYGLTDALRDPAYATGVGLLLWGAKNQPKAKSWNPFAFLDRVKGLLAKFNFGGTRNTTNT